The sequence below is a genomic window from Polyangiaceae bacterium.
CCTCGGGGAAGCGCTCGAAGACTTGAATCGCGACGTCTACGGCGGCGCGGAAACGCTGGGGGACAGCAAGAGCACTGCGACCGAAACGAAGAAAGACACCGTTTCGGATCAGCCAGCGACGGCGCCCGGAAGCTGCACGAAGAACGACGAATGCCCGGATGGCCAGTCGTGCCAGTCCGGCGAGTGCGTGCCCCTCTGAGCCCCTCTTCGTGAGCAGCCGAGCGCCCTCCCGCCGGAGAGCGCTCGACCACGTTCATCACGTCAGCGTTTGATGGCGGCGATCTGATCCTTGGTCGCCAACTTCTGTTTCTTGAGCTCGGCTATTTCTCGCTGCTCGGGCGCCGTCAAATGAGCGCGTCGTTCGAGTCTCCGAACGGCCTCCTTCAGAGTTTGGTGTTCCTGCTCCAACGCGTTCAGACGATCGTCCGCCATGGGCTCACTCATGAGACAGCACCTCCTGCCATTCGCTCGTAGCGCGCTGTCGTCCGTCGTCTCCTTGCGAGAGTGCGACGGGGGCGCGCTGAAGCGACTCGACCACCAAAAAAGGGTAAAGGGTCCACCGGCGGGGTCAACACCTTTCAGGGGAGGCGTGTTCCCCGTCTTTTGTGCTGTTGCGGGCCCTCCGCGGGGTGCAAATTCAATGCCTCAGCGGAACCTTTCGTGATGTCGAGCGTCTCAGAGAACGTGCGCACATGGTGTCGGGTAGTCGGCGCGGTTCTTGCGGTCTTCGTGGTGGGCTGCGGAGGTGCGCGTTCGGCGAGTGAGGGAGCTCACGCTCCCACGTCGGGCGGCCCCCAGCGGGTGGACGTTCCTCGGATGGTGGTGACGCCCGATGGCGCCGCGAACATCCCCGAGCTGTACCGGGACGCTCGCAAGAAGCTCGAGGGCGGCGAGGTGCAACAGGCGGCCGACGAGCTCGACCGCATCTACCACCTCGACCCCGACGGAGAGCTGGCGCCGGACTCACTGCAGCTCGCTGCCATCGCGCGGGAGCAGCTGGGGGACCGGGAAGGCGCCCTCGCGCGGTTCGAGCAGCTCGCGCGGCGCTTTCCCAAGACCGCGCTGGGTCGAGACGCGCTGGTGCGGGTCATCCGCTTGCTCTGTTACATGGAGCGCTGGAAGCGGGCAGGAGAGGCAGCGGACCTGATGATGTCGCGCTACCAGGACCTGCGTCCCTTCGAATCCATCGTGGCCCTCAGTGGCAAGAGCCTCGCGCTGCTTGCGGAAGGCGATCTGGACCGCGCGAGCTTCGAGGTGGAGAAGGGCCGCAACGTGGTGGAGGCCCACCAGCTCGACGCAGCGGGCGCCGTCCCCCGCGACCTGGCCCAGCTCTACTATGCCCTGGGAGAGATCCGCCGGCGTCGGGCAGAGAAGATCACCTTCGTGCCCGTGCCCCAGAACTTCGCTCAGGTATTGGAGGAGCGCTGCCAGCTGCTGTTGGATGCTCAGCGCGCCTACTCGGACACCATGCGAGCCTACGACGCCCACTGGTCGGCGATGGCCGGCTACCGGGTCGGCCAGCTGTATCAGGAGCTCCACGAGGACCTCATGGCGATGCCGCATCCAGTGGCGGCGGACACGGACGCCCGGAAGCAGCTCTTCGAGGGGGCCTTGCGTCTGCGCTACAGCGTCTTACTAGACAAGGCCTTGGCCATGATGGAGCACACCCTGGCCATGGCCTCCCGCACGGGGGAGCACTCCCAGTGGGTGCTCAAGGCGGAGGAGGCCAAGCATCAGCTGGAGGAAGCCCAGAAGCAGGAGAATGCGGCCATCGACCGGTTGCCCTACACCCGTGCGGAGCTCCGGAGAGCCCTCGAGGACCTCGCGAAAAAAAAGAGCGCACCTAGCGGTAACTGAACGAAAATACAGGCGCACTACAGGCTCTCTGGAAGCGGTACGAATTGTGCTTGACACCCCCCGGACCTGGCGCTACCACGCGCGTCCGCCCTGGGTCCCTGCCTGCCCGCCACATCGCCGAACCGAAAAATGGTCCGGGGGTGGCGTGGGGTGGGGTGTCGCCTTTTCCGCCGAAACAGGCAGAAGTGGTGATTCCAGGGCCACAGTCGAATCCGCTCACCGATTCGAACGCCGGAAACCACCAGGGACAAGGCAGATGGAAACAACTCACACACCGTCTCAGCTCGAGTGTCGCCGAGAGGTGTGGAGCACGCTGGCGTAGCTCAATCGGTAGAGCACCTGTTTTGTAAACAGGCGGCTAGGGGTTCGAGTCCCCTCGCCAGCTCGACGAACGAAGGAAAGGGAATAGACAAGACTTTTCAAGGTTTTCGGAGGGTTGCCCGAGTGGCCAATGGGAGCGGGCTGTAAACCCGCCGGCTTATGCCTGCGTTGGTTCGAATCCAACACCCTCCACAGCCTCGGAAGAGGAAAGCACGCAAAACGCGGGAGTAGCTCAGTTGGTAGAGCGTCAGCCTTCCAAGCTGAACGTCGTGGGTTCGAATCCCATCTCCCGCTCCGGACGAGGAATCGAACTCAGGAATCTTGCCCACCTAGCTCAGATGGTAGAGCGCGTCCTTGGTAAGGACGAGGTCACCAGTTCAATCCTGGTGGTGGGCTCGAAGGCAAACCAGACCAGCAACAAAACTTCAGGGTAGAGAGAGATGGCCAAGGAGAAATTCGTTCGTACGAAGCCCCACGTGAACGTGGGGACGATCGGTCACATCGACCATGGCAAGACCACGCTGACGGCCGCGCTGGTGAAGGTCCAGGCCAAGAAGGGGATGGCCAAGGAGATCAAGTACGCGGACATCGCGAAGGGCGGCATCGTTCGTGACGAAACGAAGACGGTGACGATCGCGGTATCGCACGTGGAGTACGAGACGGACGGGCGTCACTACGCGCACGTGGATTGTCCCGGCCACGCTGACTACATCAAGAACATGATCACCGGAGCTGCGCAGATGGACGGCGCGATCCTGGTGGTGAGCGCGCTGGACAGCGTGATGCCGCAGACGCGGGAGCACGTGCTGCTGGCGCGTCAGGTGGGTCTGAACC
It includes:
- a CDS encoding YdcH family protein; the protein is MSEPMADDRLNALEQEHQTLKEAVRRLERRAHLTAPEQREIAELKKQKLATKDQIAAIKR